The Brasilonema sennae CENA114 genome includes a region encoding these proteins:
- a CDS encoding NAD(P)H-quinone oxidoreductase subunit F has product MGHFLLESVWLVPCYALMGGLLAVPWSPGIIKRTGPRPAGYINLVMTFLAFVHSASVLPITWNQAPYEISIPWLSTAGLNLSIDLEISSLSVGAMVVITGLNLLAQIFAVGYMEMDWGWARFYSLLGLFEAGLCALALCNSLFFSYVILEILTLGTYLLVGLWFSQPLVVTGARDAFLTKRVGDLFLLMGVLAIWSQAGSWNYTDLAEWATTANVNPTLITLTCLALIAGPMGKCAQFPLHLWLDEAMEGPVPSTILRNSVVVASGAWVLIKLQPVFSLSPIATSAMVAIGVVTAVGGSLIAIAQVDIKRCLSYSVSTYMGLVFIAVGTQQDEAALLLVLTHALASALLVMSTGAIVWNSITQDVSLLGGLWSRRPVSGLAYIVGTLGLIGFPPLGGFWALLKLASGLWTTEPWLVGVLIIVNTLTAFSLTREFSLIFGGKPKQMSDRSPEVSWQMALPTIILLGFTLHLPLVLQSLSLLPTWETLNKDVGLLLMWSSIFGCSIASVVYLGNVIPKPIRFPLKPLQDLLAYDFYTPKLYRVSIVFTVAMISKLADMIDRLIFDGIVNLVGLVSILSGEGLKYSTSGQTQFYAFTVLLGVGILGMVVSWQYWGSDLLNLMF; this is encoded by the coding sequence ATGGGTCATTTTCTGCTTGAAAGTGTTTGGTTAGTTCCTTGCTATGCTTTAATGGGGGGGCTTTTAGCTGTCCCTTGGTCTCCAGGAATCATTAAACGCACAGGACCAAGACCAGCAGGTTACATCAATTTGGTCATGACATTTCTTGCGTTTGTTCATTCTGCTTCTGTATTACCAATCACCTGGAATCAAGCGCCATATGAGATATCTATACCTTGGCTGAGTACTGCTGGTTTAAATCTTTCTATTGATTTAGAAATCTCCTCTTTAAGTGTCGGCGCAATGGTTGTCATTACCGGCTTAAATTTGCTGGCACAAATTTTTGCTGTCGGCTACATGGAGATGGACTGGGGCTGGGCACGTTTTTACTCTCTGTTGGGATTGTTTGAAGCTGGGCTGTGCGCCCTTGCATTATGCAATTCTTTGTTTTTCAGTTACGTGATTTTGGAAATCCTAACTTTAGGAACCTACTTATTGGTAGGACTTTGGTTTAGTCAGCCTTTAGTTGTCACAGGCGCTAGAGATGCTTTCTTAACCAAACGGGTAGGAGATTTATTTCTGCTGATGGGAGTTCTGGCAATATGGTCACAAGCTGGAAGTTGGAACTACACCGATTTAGCAGAATGGGCGACTACTGCCAATGTCAACCCAACCTTAATAACATTAACATGTCTGGCATTAATTGCAGGTCCAATGGGTAAGTGTGCCCAGTTTCCCTTGCATCTGTGGTTAGATGAAGCAATGGAAGGACCTGTTCCCAGTACAATTTTACGGAATTCAGTCGTCGTTGCGAGTGGTGCTTGGGTGCTGATTAAACTGCAACCTGTTTTCAGTTTGTCACCAATAGCAACTTCTGCAATGGTAGCTATCGGTGTTGTGACAGCAGTGGGTGGTTCTTTGATTGCGATCGCCCAAGTTGATATCAAACGCTGCTTATCATACTCCGTCAGTACCTACATGGGTTTAGTGTTCATCGCCGTAGGAACACAACAAGACGAAGCAGCACTATTGTTAGTCCTCACCCACGCCTTAGCCTCAGCACTCCTAGTCATGAGTACTGGTGCAATTGTTTGGAACAGCATCACTCAAGATGTCAGTCTTCTGGGGGGACTTTGGTCACGCCGCCCAGTTTCTGGACTAGCATATATAGTAGGGACTCTAGGATTAATTGGGTTTCCACCCTTAGGGGGCTTTTGGGCATTGCTGAAATTAGCTTCAGGACTGTGGACAACAGAACCTTGGCTTGTGGGAGTGCTGATAATAGTCAACACTTTAACAGCCTTCAGCTTAACTAGGGAATTCAGTTTAATATTTGGTGGAAAACCAAAGCAAATGAGCGATCGCTCACCTGAAGTCAGTTGGCAAATGGCTCTACCCACAATCATTTTGCTTGGCTTTACTCTCCATTTACCCCTGGTGTTACAAAGCTTATCACTACTGCCAACTTGGGAAACTCTTAACAAAGATGTCGGACTTCTGTTAATGTGGTCAAGTATTTTTGGCTGCAGCATTGCAAGCGTTGTTTATCTAGGTAACGTCATTCCCAAACCAATTCGCTTCCCTTTAAAACCTTTGCAAGACTTGCTAGCATACGACTTTTACACTCCAAAACTGTATCGGGTGAGCATAGTTTTCACTGTTGCTATGATTTCAAAACTAGCAGACATGATCGACCGCCTCATATTCGATGGAATTGTGAACTTAGTTGGCTTAGTTTCCATATTGAGTGGAGAAGGTTTGAAATATAGCACATCCGGACAAACCCAGTTTTATGCATTCACTGTGCTATTGGGAGTAGGTATATTAGGAATGGTAGTGAGTTGGCAATATTGGGGTTCTGATCTTTTGAATTTGATGTTTTAG
- a CDS encoding NADH-quinone oxidoreductase subunit M, producing MLSILIWLPILGAAVISLLPRTIPAINIRLTALTVTGLVLLWNIFLLFKFDISLPGMQLQEYLPWNETLGLSYQLGVDGLSIVMLLLNSLLTWIAIYSSSQQTERPRLFYSLILLVSAGVAGAFAAQNLLLFFLFYELELIPFYLLISIWGGEKRTYAAMKFLIYTAVSGALILATFLGTVWLSGSTSFDYNTLSTQALSTTLQIILLVGIVLGFGIKIPLVPLHTWLPDAYVEASAPIAILLGGVLAKLGTYGVLRFGMALFPEAWSILAPSLATWGAISAIYGAVTAIAQKDIKRMVAYSSIGHMGYILLAAAASTSLALIGAIAQMFSHGIILAILFHLIGVVEAKVGTRELDKLNGLMSPIRGLPLTSALLILGGMASAGIPGMTGFIAEFIVFQGSFSVFPIPTLLCVVASGLTAVYFVILLNRTCFGKLDNDLAYYPKVLWSEKIPAFILAVLILFLGVQPSWLVRWSEPTSTAIVAAIPPIEKTVTTQVALDQ from the coding sequence ATGCTCAGTATCTTAATTTGGCTACCTATTTTAGGAGCCGCCGTCATTAGTTTACTACCTCGTACCATTCCAGCAATAAACATTCGTTTAACAGCCCTAACCGTTACTGGATTAGTTCTTCTTTGGAATATCTTCCTCCTGTTTAAATTTGATATCTCACTTCCTGGAATGCAGTTGCAGGAATACTTACCTTGGAATGAAACCCTTGGTTTAAGTTACCAACTCGGGGTTGATGGACTTTCCATAGTAATGCTGCTATTAAATAGTTTGCTCACTTGGATTGCTATTTACAGCAGCAGCCAACAGACAGAACGTCCCCGACTTTTTTATTCCCTTATCTTATTAGTCAGTGCAGGAGTTGCAGGCGCATTTGCAGCGCAGAATTTATTACTCTTCTTCCTGTTCTACGAACTAGAATTAATACCTTTCTATCTCCTAATTTCCATATGGGGAGGTGAAAAGCGGACTTATGCAGCCATGAAGTTCCTAATTTACACCGCTGTTTCAGGAGCATTAATTCTAGCAACATTTTTGGGTACAGTTTGGCTGAGTGGTTCAACGAGTTTTGATTACAATACACTCTCAACTCAAGCCTTATCAACAACACTGCAAATCATTCTACTTGTAGGAATCGTGCTAGGGTTTGGAATCAAAATTCCCCTGGTTCCCTTACACACTTGGTTACCAGATGCTTACGTTGAAGCCTCAGCCCCGATTGCGATTCTTCTTGGTGGAGTGCTGGCAAAGTTAGGAACTTATGGCGTTTTGCGATTTGGGATGGCGCTATTTCCCGAAGCTTGGAGTATTCTTGCACCCAGCTTAGCAACTTGGGGGGCAATTAGTGCTATATACGGGGCAGTCACAGCGATCGCTCAAAAAGACATCAAGCGCATGGTTGCATATAGTTCCATTGGGCACATGGGATATATATTGTTAGCAGCAGCAGCTAGTACTTCTTTAGCATTGATTGGTGCGATCGCCCAAATGTTCAGCCACGGTATTATCCTCGCCATCCTCTTCCATCTTATAGGAGTTGTAGAAGCCAAAGTCGGAACCCGTGAATTGGATAAACTCAATGGCTTAATGAGTCCTATACGCGGATTACCCCTAACGAGTGCTTTACTCATTTTAGGAGGTATGGCAAGTGCTGGTATTCCTGGTATGACAGGATTTATTGCTGAATTTATCGTGTTTCAAGGCAGTTTCTCCGTTTTTCCTATACCAACACTATTGTGTGTCGTCGCCAGTGGCTTAACCGCAGTCTACTTTGTCATCCTGCTTAACCGTACCTGTTTTGGCAAACTTGACAACGACTTAGCTTATTATCCTAAAGTTTTATGGTCTGAGAAAATACCAGCTTTTATCTTAGCTGTCCTCATCTTGTTTTTGGGAGTACAACCGAGTTGGTTAGTGCGTTGGAGTGAACCAACAAGTACAGCAATAGTTGCGGCTATTCCTCCTATTGAAAAAACCGTAACGACTCAAGTCGCTCTCGATCAATAA
- a CDS encoding CO2 hydration protein — protein sequence MVQTPNKTEAKLPPSTHEFAEVIHRLEAGGAMLPDTPENLMQIIGLYKAYAVPMDFYWRDLLYIAEQVFIDPFPFFKYFISQEYLERHNHYAGDDAELRVWRGEATAHPELLAFMQKGETFKMPKLLHHLFHDRINMEFAEACMRAMLWHRGMGGKFDPYLDTEEYKVNADRAIKAYFKGNPFMLGLYKLFPDMFIEQCRQMSYYANLGLFWEIMAPVFFEMSDLYDEGKITSVPEAMNFLVNGILAVASRPIYHNVYIRGECYEIVPKSKGFVWLHEAALPYVEAVFYRTAPFRGTKSYNAQAGQVPTDQKDFHYGILYADVFPVGTAGIPPTLLMQDMLHFLPPYLVDYYKNYCRGEEDTLIQLGVSFQRSMYCVTSAVIQALRTALLHPLDDENPEHLQANRDFFETQLNRFTRPEYGIRNAARLRDIQSQDYR from the coding sequence ATGGTACAAACTCCAAACAAAACCGAAGCCAAATTACCACCTTCCACCCATGAATTTGCAGAAGTGATTCATCGGTTAGAAGCAGGTGGTGCAATGTTGCCCGACACGCCAGAAAACTTAATGCAAATCATCGGTCTTTACAAAGCTTATGCAGTACCGATGGACTTTTACTGGCGCGACTTATTATATATTGCTGAGCAGGTATTTATAGATCCATTTCCCTTTTTTAAATACTTCATTTCTCAGGAGTATTTAGAACGTCACAATCATTATGCTGGTGATGATGCTGAGTTGAGAGTTTGGCGCGGTGAGGCGACTGCTCATCCGGAACTCTTAGCATTTATGCAAAAGGGTGAAACCTTCAAAATGCCTAAATTATTGCATCACTTATTCCATGATCGAATTAACATGGAATTTGCCGAAGCTTGTATGCGAGCAATGCTTTGGCATAGAGGAATGGGTGGAAAATTTGACCCTTATCTGGATACTGAAGAATACAAAGTGAATGCCGATAGGGCAATCAAAGCTTACTTCAAAGGTAACCCATTCATGTTGGGACTCTACAAACTGTTCCCAGATATGTTTATAGAACAGTGTCGTCAAATGTCTTACTATGCTAATCTGGGTTTGTTCTGGGAAATCATGGCTCCCGTGTTTTTTGAAATGTCAGACTTATATGACGAAGGGAAAATTACGAGTGTCCCAGAGGCGATGAATTTCTTGGTGAATGGAATTCTTGCAGTCGCAAGTCGTCCTATTTATCATAACGTTTACATCCGTGGCGAATGCTACGAAATCGTTCCCAAATCTAAAGGCTTTGTCTGGCTTCACGAAGCTGCATTACCTTATGTGGAAGCTGTTTTTTACCGTACTGCTCCCTTCCGGGGTACAAAATCTTATAATGCTCAAGCAGGACAAGTGCCAACAGATCAAAAAGACTTTCACTACGGAATTCTTTATGCAGATGTCTTTCCTGTAGGTACCGCAGGTATTCCACCAACACTGCTCATGCAAGATATGTTGCATTTCTTGCCACCTTATCTTGTTGATTACTACAAGAATTATTGCCGAGGCGAAGAAGATACGTTGATTCAGTTGGGAGTGAGTTTCCAACGTTCAATGTACTGCGTCACTTCTGCAGTGATTCAAGCATTACGAACAGCACTTTTACATCCTTTAGATGACGAAAATCCCGAACATTTACAAGCAAATCGGGACTTTTTTGAAACTCAGTTAAATCGTTTTACTCGTCCTGAGTATGGTATTCGTAATGCTGCTCGTCTGCGGGATATTCAGAGTCAGGATTATAGGTAA